The Heterodontus francisci isolate sHetFra1 chromosome 33, sHetFra1.hap1, whole genome shotgun sequence genome has a segment encoding these proteins:
- the LOC137348032 gene encoding translational activator of cytochrome c oxidase 1-like isoform X2, giving the protein MAAVTAFRSVCSWNRKYLLSSLWSPVELLPKPRDLLPASVPFSVQARNQHHVFAPCAEIHTSAANYAGHNKWSKVKHIKGPKDAARSRMFAKLSIMIRLAVRDGGSNPEFNTQLANIVEQCRAKNMPKVSIEAAIKGAKSKASTYSLYEGRGPGGSSLLIEVLTDNNSRSHQEIKSILNKNGGALCEGARHCFERKGVVTVNGLDKDGQAFELERALELAIEAGAEDVKQAEDEEDKMILKFVSDMPSLREMLPVKS; this is encoded by the exons ATGGCTGCAGTTACTGCATTTCGAAGTGTTTGCTCATGGAATAGAAAGTATCTCCTGTCCTCGCTGTGGAGTCCAGTTGAGTTGCTGCCAAAGCCCAGAGACTTGCTGCCAGCCTCTGTTCCCTTCTCTGTCCAGGCAAGGAACCAGCACCATGTCTTCGCACCATGTGCTGAGATCCATACATCTGCAGCTAATTATGCAGGGCACAACAAGTGGTCAAAGGTGAAACATATCAAAGGTCCAAAGGACGCTGCCAGGAGTCGGATGTTTGCCAAGTTGTCGATTATGATTCGCTTAGCCGTGAGAG ATGGAGGCTCAAACCCTGAGTTTAACACGCAGTTGGCAAATATCGTTGAGCAATGCCGAGCCAAGAACATGCCCAAAGTATCCATTGAAGCTGCTATCAAAGGGGCA AAGTCCAAGGCTTCAACCTATTCTCTGTACGAAGGAAGAGGCCCAGGGGGATCGTCTCTGCTGATTGAAGTTCTAACAGACAACAACAGCCGGTCACATCAGGAGATAAAGAGCATCCTGAACAAAAATGG GGGAGCACTGTGTGAGGGTGCGCGCCACTGCTTTGAGAGGAAAGGTGTGGTGACAGTGAATGGCCTGGATAAGGACGGTCAGGCGTTTGAGTTGGAGCGTGCTCTGGAGCTGGCAATTGAAGCTGGAGCAGAGGATGTTAAACAGGCCGAGGATGAAGAGGACAAGATGATCCTGAAG tttgtttctgaTATGCCCTCGCTGCGAGAG ATGCTTCCCGTCAAAAGCTGA
- the LOC137348032 gene encoding translational activator of cytochrome c oxidase 1-like isoform X1, translating into MAAVTAFRSVCSWNRKYLLSSLWSPVELLPKPRDLLPASVPFSVQARNQHHVFAPCAEIHTSAANYAGHNKWSKVKHIKGPKDAARSRMFAKLSIMIRLAVRDGGSNPEFNTQLANIVEQCRAKNMPKVSIEAAIKGAKSKASTYSLYEGRGPGGSSLLIEVLTDNNSRSHQEIKSILNKNGGALCEGARHCFERKGVVTVNGLDKDGQAFELERALELAIEAGAEDVKQAEDEEDKMILKFVSDMPSLREVRERLNALGLLTITARPEFIATTTVELTDRDLEAAFCLIELIDEYRDVIKVYDNIESQS; encoded by the exons ATGGCTGCAGTTACTGCATTTCGAAGTGTTTGCTCATGGAATAGAAAGTATCTCCTGTCCTCGCTGTGGAGTCCAGTTGAGTTGCTGCCAAAGCCCAGAGACTTGCTGCCAGCCTCTGTTCCCTTCTCTGTCCAGGCAAGGAACCAGCACCATGTCTTCGCACCATGTGCTGAGATCCATACATCTGCAGCTAATTATGCAGGGCACAACAAGTGGTCAAAGGTGAAACATATCAAAGGTCCAAAGGACGCTGCCAGGAGTCGGATGTTTGCCAAGTTGTCGATTATGATTCGCTTAGCCGTGAGAG ATGGAGGCTCAAACCCTGAGTTTAACACGCAGTTGGCAAATATCGTTGAGCAATGCCGAGCCAAGAACATGCCCAAAGTATCCATTGAAGCTGCTATCAAAGGGGCA AAGTCCAAGGCTTCAACCTATTCTCTGTACGAAGGAAGAGGCCCAGGGGGATCGTCTCTGCTGATTGAAGTTCTAACAGACAACAACAGCCGGTCACATCAGGAGATAAAGAGCATCCTGAACAAAAATGG GGGAGCACTGTGTGAGGGTGCGCGCCACTGCTTTGAGAGGAAAGGTGTGGTGACAGTGAATGGCCTGGATAAGGACGGTCAGGCGTTTGAGTTGGAGCGTGCTCTGGAGCTGGCAATTGAAGCTGGAGCAGAGGATGTTAAACAGGCCGAGGATGAAGAGGACAAGATGATCCTGAAG tttgtttctgaTATGCCCTCGCTGCGAGAGGTACGAGAGAGGTTGAATGCACTGGGACTGCTGACCATTACTGCTAGGCCTGAGTTTATTGCTACGACCACCGTTGAGCTGACAGACAGAGATTTGGAGGCAGCATTTTGTTTGATTGAACTGATCGATGAGTATCGGGACGTTATTAAAGTCTACGATAATATAGAGTCGCAAAGTTGA